Proteins from a single region of Cryptococcus neoformans var. neoformans JEC21 chromosome 6 sequence:
- a CDS encoding acetyl-CoA carboxylase, putative, whose amino-acid sequence MSSATPNGSAVNGQSDIYDHSKVAQFIGANSVESAPSGRVTDFVKAHNGHTVITKVLIANNGIAAVKEIRSIRKWSYETFGSDRQIEFTVMATPEDLRINAEYIRMADRYVEVPGGSNNNNYANVDFIVDVAERAGVHAVWAGWGHASENPRLPETLAKSKIIFIGPPGSAMRSLGDKISSTIVAQHAKVPCMPWSGTGISDTILSPQGFVTVPDKAYDDACVHSWEEGLERAEKIGFPIMIKASEGGGGKGIRKVEDGEKFKNSFQAVAGEVPGSPIFIMKLAGSARHLEVQLIADQYGNAISLFGRDCSVQRRHQKIIEEAPVTIAKPETFEEMEKAAVRLAKLVGYVSAGTVEYLYSHSDDSFYFLELNPRLQVEHPTTEMVSGCNIPAVQLQIAMGIPLHRIRDIRTLYGMDPHGITEIDFDGSKPESVNTQRKPTPKGHVIACRITGENPDAGFKPSSGNLTELNFRSNSNVWGYFSVSSAGGLHEYADSQFGHIFAYGMERSEARKSMVVALKELSIRGEFRTTVEYLIKLLEKPEFENNTLTTQWLDGLIAEGMTSERPDPVVAVVCGAVVKAYIAYEASLAKYKSVLDKGQVPPKDSLQTFFKSEFIYENVRYSFAMAKSSAYSFTLYLNGGRIFVGCRGLSDGGLLISLSGATHTVYFREEVGAMVLSVDSKTTLIEDEQDPSQLRSPSPGKLVRYLIDSGDHVDAGDAYAEIEVMKMIMSVTASESGIAQFMKQPGQTLASGELLGILTLDDPTKVKFAKPFEGILPTFELKNGRYGTKPHQRLREHLEVLYDNLSGYDNSASVLSSLRIVETALRDADLPYSNAQGVMSTLSGRIPQKLEDEIRSILDSCRAGRFEFPSRKLQHTIDVFVEENVLPKERPQVIAAISPLKVLIDAFAHGLKVHEWQTWADLLSFFADVEEPFADTTRTQENVILKLRDDCKDLDQVVNLVLSHSKIALKTKLVLALLDVIKSESPRASMTPESRVNDALSRLAALDSRPTAKVALKAKEVMIVGSLPSYEERLGQLEKLLSAAVTTSYYGQQGSGHRLPSADVLKEVTDSRYTVFDVLTTFFDHDDPWVALAALEVYVRRAYRVYNVLHLDYEAGEKGGEPHIITWRFKLGGHQSEPATPRVDSTKDFTRIASMSDLSYVVTTKTEPVRFGLMTSYNDLASLEQSFAKLLSIYPAFSHAEHIEKFGKDARHPHVMNVALRLFNGEQMSDIELNERFHALANQYAAEINGKGIRRISFVICRKDQYPAYVTLRESVEGYWKEEEAIRDIEPALAYQLELGRLSNFKITPQPSSNRQIHVYHAVGRENTSDVRFFVRALLRPGRFQGNMQVKEYLISETDRLVGDILDTLEVVSSQHRQADCNHIMVNCVYNLNVTFDDIQEALAGFIERHGKRLWRLRVTQAEIRVVIEDEEGNVLPIRSFIENVSGFVVKYEAYQEIDNDKGKSILKSIGENGQFHLQPVNFPYSTKESLQPRRYQAHVIGTTYVYDFPDLFRQATDKAWHNLQTYLPNIKIPSDLLTATELIFDEHGELQEVNRAPGLNTCGMVAWVYTLKTPEYPQGRRVVVISNDITYQIGSFGPIEDEFFYKATQYARKHGLPRIYLSANSGARIGLAEEVMALFDVAWREAGKPEKGFDYLYLTPANLDKLNDMGPGSVITDEIEVDGERRHKIVSVIGLKDGLGVECLRGSGLIAGETSRAYDDIFTISMVTARSVGIGAYLVRLGQRVVQVEGQPIILTGAQAINKVLGKEVYTSNIQLGGPQIMYKNGISHLTAGSDLDGALQIINYLMFIPEQRGRAIPILPTGDHWDRAVEWKPTKAAYDPRNFLSGCSEDIDGVQSWKSGILDNGSFFETMGGWAQTIVTGRGRISGIPVAVIAAETRSIERVDPADPANENSQESRVSLAGTVWFPDSSRKTATAIEDANREGLPLVIFANFRGFSGGMSDMAQAILKEGAKIVDGLSSYKHPVIVYLVPNGELRGGAWVVLDPSINPEHMTMFVDNESRGGVLEPEGIVEVKYRKPKVQATMARLDEEYARLKKEVENPNASPEEKTAATAKLEAREKHLGPAYQSIALEFADLHDRSGRMKAKADCIPCDWENSRRAIYWSLRRKLSETRILKKLENANPRLTYPERKELLQQFIPIELSSDSEVAAYIEKSGEAIESFIQGVRDEWCSDTLVSWAGTNQEGVMSGFKRILEGLSAEQKAQVLAELGMQGQA is encoded by the exons ATGTCTTCGGCTACCCCCAACGGGAGCGCCGTGAATGGTCAATCAGACATATACGACCATTCCAAAGTTGCCCAGTTTATCG GCGCCAACTCTGTCGAGTCCGCACCTTCTGGCCGGGTGACCGACTTCGTCAAGGCTCACAACGGTCACACTGTTATCACTAAG GTTTTGATCGCCAACAACGGTATTGCCGCTGTTAAGGAAATTAGGTCCATCAGAAAATGGTCTTACGAAACCTTTGGCTCTGATCGTCAAATTGAATTCACTGTCATGGCGACCCCGGAAGATTTGCGAATCAACGCCGAATATATCCGCATGGCGGACCGATACGTTGAGGTCCCAGGTGgaagcaacaacaacaactaTGCCAACGTTGATTTCATTGTAGATGTTGCGGAGCGAGCCGGTGTCCATGCCGTCTGGGCTGGTTG GGGTCACGCTTCTGAAAACCCTCGGCTTCCTGAAACTCTCGCCAAATCGAAGATCATCTTTATCGGTCCTCCTGGATCTGCTATGCGATCCCTCGGTGACAAGATTTCATCTACCATTGTTGCTCAGCACGCGAAAGTTCCCTGTATGCCATGGTCCGGTACCGGCATTTCCGACACAATACTTTCCCCCCAAGGCTTCGTGACGGTTCCTGACAAGGCGTACGACGATGCTTGCGTCCACAGCTGGGAGGAGGGTCTTGAGAGGGCTGAGAAGATTGGATTCCCGATCATGATCAAGGCTAGTGAgggcggtggtggtaagggcaTCAGaaaggttgaggatggagagaagttCAAGAATTCGTTCCAGGCTGTTGCCGGCGAAGTACCTG GATCACCGATCTTCATTATGAAGCTTGCCGGATCAGCTCGTCACTTGGAAGTCCAACTTATCGCCGACCAATACGGTAATGCCATCTCCCTTTTCGGTCGAGACTGTTCCGTTCAGCGTCGACACCAAAAGATCATCGAAGAAGCGCCTGTCACTATTGCCAAGCCGGAGAcatttgaagagatggagaaggctgCAGTTCGACTCGCCAAATTGGTCGGCTACGTCTCTGCTGGTACGGTCGAGTACCTTTACTCCCACTCTGATGATAGTTTCTACTTCCTCGAGTTGAaccctcgtcttcaagTGGAGCACCCTACCACTGAGATGGTCAGTGGCTGTAACATCCCAGCCGTTCAACTCCAAATTGCGATGGGTATCCCTCTACACCGAATCCGAGACATCCGTACTCTTTACGGTATGGACCCTCACGGCATCACAGAAATTGATTTCGATGGTAGTAAGCCTGAATCCGTCAACACTCAGCGTAAGCCTACTCCTAAGGGCCATGTCATTGCTTGTCGTATCACTGGTGAAAACCCCGACGCTGGGTTCAAGCCCTCTTCCGGTAACCTTACCGAGCTCAACTTCCGTTCCAACTCTAACGTCTGGGGTTACTTTTCCGTGTCCTCTGCTGGTGGTCTCCATGAATATGCGGACTCTCAATTCGGGCACATTTTTGCCTACGGCATGGAGCGGAGTGAGGCCCGGAAATCGATGGTCGTCGCGCTCAAGGAGTTGAGCATCCGGGGTGAATTTCGAACGACTGTTGAATACTTGATCAAGTTGTTGGAGAAGCCAGAATTTGAAAACAACACCCTTACCACCCAATGGCTGGATGGCCTTATCGCGGAGGGTATGACGTCTGAACGCCCGGACCCTGTTGTCGCTGTCGTTTGTGGTGCTGTAGTTAAGGCTTATATTGCTTACGAAGCGTCACTTGCTAAGTACAAATCGGTCCTTGACAAGGGTCAAGTTCCTCCTAAGGACTCTCTCCAGACGTTCTTCAAGAGTGAATTCATTTATGAGAATGTGCGATATTCATTTGCCATGGCCAAGTCTTCTGCCTACTCTTTCACTCTCTACCTCAACGGCGGTCGTATCTTTGTTGGGTGCCGAGGTCTCAGCGATGGTGGTCTTCTGATCTCCCTGAGCGGCGCTACTCACACGGTTTACTtccgagaagaagtgggcGCCATGGTCCTTTCCGTGGACTCCAAGACCACACTTATTGAAGATGAGCAGGACCCAAGTCAGCTCCGAAGCCCTTCTCCCGGTAAACTTGTACGGTACCTCATTGACTCTGGTGATCATGTCGATGCGGGCGATGCCTATGCGGAGATCGAAGTCATGAAGATGATTATGTCAGTGACTGCCAGCGAGAGCGGTATCGCTCAATTCATGAAGCAACCTGGCCAGACCCTGGCCTCCGGCGAGTTGCTCGGTATCTTGACCCTCGACGATCCTACGAAGGTCAAATTCGCTAAGCCTTTCGAGGGTATTCTTCCAACGTTCGAATTAAAGAACGGTCGATACGGCACAAAGCCTCATCAACGTTTGCGCGAGCATCTTGAAGTTCTTTACGATAACCTTTCCGGCTACGATAACAGTGCCTCTGtcctttcttcgcttcgCATCGTCGAGACTGCCCTTCGTGACGCCGATCTTCCGTACTCTAACGCCCAGGGCGTCATGTCCACCCTCAGTGGTCGTATCCCTCAAAAGCTCGAGGACGAAATCCGCAGCATTTTGGATTCTTGCCGTGCCGGACGGTTTGAGTTCCCTAGTCGCAAGCTTCAACATACCATCGATGTGTTTGTTGAAGAAAATGTCTTGCCCAAAGAGCGTCCTCAAGTTATTGCAGCCATTTCCCCTCTCAAGGTTCTGATTGATGCCTTCGCTCATGGACTTAAAGTTCACGAGTGGCAGACTTGGGCGGATCTGCTAAGCTTCTTTGCCGATGTTGAAGAGCCTTTCGCCGACACCACCCGTACTCAAGAGAACGTCATTCTCAAGCTTCGAGATGATTGCAAAGACCTTGATCAGGTCGTTAATCTCGTCCTTTCCCACAGTAAGATTGCTTTAAAGACCAAGTTGGTCCTTGCTTTGCTTGATGTTATCAAGTCCGAATCACCTCGTGCCTCCATGACTCCCGAAAGCCGTGTCAATGATGCTCTTAGTCGACTTGCCGCTCTCGACAGTCGACCCACCGCCAAGGTTGCActcaaggccaaggaggtgATGATCGTCGGATCTCTCCCGAGTTATGAGGAGAGACTCGGCCAGTTGGAGAAACTTCTCAGTGCTGCTGTCACTACCAGCTATTACGGCCAGCAAGGCTCAGGCCATCGATTGCCTTCGGCTGATGTTCTCAAGGAGGTCACCGACTCTCGTTACACCGTCTTCGATGTGCTCACCACTTTCTTCGATCATGATGATCCTTGGGTTGCCCTTGCTGCCCTTGAAGTGTACGTCCGACGAGCATATCGGGTGTACAACGTCTTGCACCTTGACTACGAAGCAGGTGAAAAAGGTGGTGAGCCTCATATCATCACCTGGCGATTCAAGCTCGGCGGTCATCAAAGCGAGCCCGCCACGCCTCGCGTTGACTCTACCAAGGACTTTACCCGTATCGCAAGCATGTCTGACCTCAGCTATGTTGTCACCACCAAGACTGAGCCGGTTCGATTTGGTCTCATGACTTCGTACAATGATTTGGCTTCTCTTGAGCAAAGTTTTGCTAAGCTCCTCTCCATATACCCCGCCTTCAGCCATGCTGAACACATCGAAAAATTCGGAAAGGACGCCCGCCATCCTCATGTTATGAATGTCGCCCTACGTTTGTTTAATGGCGAACAGATGTCTGACATTGAGCTCAACGAGCGATTCCACGCGCTTGCAAACCAGTATGCTGCGGAGATTAATGGAAAAGGTATTCGACGAATCAGCTTCGTAATCTGCCGCAAGGACCAATACCCAGCCTATGTGACTCTTCGCGAATCTGTTGAGGGTTattggaaggaggaagaagctatCAGAGACATCGAACCTGCTCTTGCTTATCAGCTGGAACTCGGACGATTGTCCAACTTCAAGATcactcctcaaccttcttctaACCGACAAATTCACGTTTACCATGCTGTTGGCCGTGAGAACACCTCTGATGTTCGCTTCTTTGTGCGAGCGCTTCTTCGACCGGGTCGTTTCCAAGGAAACATGCAGGTCAAGGAGTACCTTATCTCTGAGACAGACCGGCTCGTAGGTGACATCCTTGACACCCTTGAAGTTGTCAGCTCCCAGCACCGACAAGCCGACTGTAACCACATCATGGTTAACTGTGTCTACAACCTCAATGTCACCTTTGACGACATCCAGGAGGCGTTGGCTGGTTTCATTGAGCGTCACGGCAAGAGGCTGTGGAGGTTGCGTGTGACTCAGGCGGAGATCAGAGTGGTTattgaagacgaggaagggaaCGTTTTGCCCATCCGATCGTTCATTGAGAATGTCTCAGGATTTGTAGTCAAGTATGAGGCTTATCAGGAAATCGATAACGACAAGGGCAAGTCCATCCTTAAATCCATTGGCGAGAACGGTCAATTCCATCTCCAGCCTGTCAACTTCCCTTACTCAACAAAGGAGTCTCTCCAGCCTCGTCGATACCAAGCTCATGTGATCGGCACCACTTATGTCTATGACTTCCCAGATCTTTTCCGACAGGCGACTGACAAAGCGTGGCATAATCTCCAGACATATCTGCCCAACATCAAGATTCCATCAGATTTGCTTACTGCTACCGAATTGATCTTTGACGAGCATGGTGAGTTGCAGGAAGTGAATCGTGCTCCTGGTCTCAACACCTGCGGTATGGTCGCCTGGGTGTACACCCTCAAGACACCCGAGTATCCCCAAGGCCGTCGGGTCGTCGTCATCTCTAACGACATCACCTATCAGATTGGTTCTTTCGGTCCaattgaagatgaattcTTCTACAAGGCGACCCAGTATGCCCGTAAACACGGTCTTCCTCGAATTTACCTTTCCGCAAATTCTGGTGCCCGTATTGGCCTGGCTGAGGAGGTCATGGCTCTTTTCGATGTTGCGTGGCGTGAAGCTGGCAAGCCTGAAAAAGGTTTTGACTATCTCTACCTCACACCCGCCAACCTTGATAAGCTTAATGACATGGGACCCGGCAGTGTGATCACTGACGAAATTGAGGTCgatggagagaggaggCATAAGATTGTGTCCGTTATCGGTCTCAAAGACGGTTTGGGTGTCGAATGTTTACGAGGCTCCGGTTTGATTGCGGGTGAAACCTCCAGGGCATACGATGACATCTTTACTATTTCTATGGTAACTGCACGATCGGTTGGTATTGGTGCCTACCTTGTCAGATTGGGACAGCGTGTTGTTCAAGTAGAAGGTCAACCGATTATCTTAACTGGTGCTCAAGCTATCAACAAAGTTTTGGGTAAGGAGGTGTACACGAGTAACATCCAGTTGGGTGGTCCTCAG ATCATGTACAAAAACGGTATCTCTCACTTGACTGCGGGCAGCGACCTGGATGGTGCTCTACAAATCATCAACTATTTGATGTTCATTCCCG AACAACGTGGTCGAGCTATCCCTATCCTGCCTACTGGTGACCATTGGGACCGAGCCGTTGAGTGGAAGCCCACCAAGGCCGCTTACGACCCTCGAAACTTCTTGTCTGGTTGCAGTGAGGACATTGATGGTGTGCAGAGCTGGAAATCTGGTATCTTAGATAACGGTAGTTTCTTTGAGACGATGG GCGGCTGGGCTCAAACCATTGTGACTGGTCGAGGAAGAATCAGTGGTATACCCGTGGCAGTCATTGCCGCTGAGACTCGATCCATCGAGCGCGTCGACCCTGCCGACCCCGCGAATGAGAACTCTCAAGAAAGTCGCGTGTCCCTTGCTGGTACCGTTTGGTTCCCCGACAGCTCCAGAAAGACTGCTACTGCCATCGAAGATGCCAACCGAGAGGGCCTCCCACTTGTTATCTTTGCCAACTTCCGAGGTTTCTCCGGCGGTATGTCCGACATGGCGCAAGCCATTCTCAAGGAGGGTGCAAAGATCGTCGACGGTCTAAGTAGCTACAAGCACCCTGTCATTGTCTATCTCGTACCCAATGGGGAATTGCGAGGTGGTGCGTGGGTAGTCTTGGACCCATCCATCAACCCTGAACACATGACCATGTTTGTCGACAATGAGTCTAGGGGTGGTGTCTTGGAACCTGAGGGTATCGTGGAGG TTAAATATCGTAAGCCAAAGGTCCAGGCTACCATGGCACGATTGGATGAGGAATACGCCCGactcaagaaggaagttgAGAACCCCAACGCTTCTCCTGAAGAGAAGACTGCGGCGACAGCTAAGCTTGAAGCTCGTGAGAAACATCTCGGCCCCGCTTACCAATCCATCGCTCTTGAGTTTGCCGATCTCC ACGATCGAAGTGGTCGAATGAAGGCCAAAGCCGACTGTATTCCCTGTGACTGGGAGAACTCTCGTCGTGCGATCTACTGGTCTTTGAGAAGAAAGTTAAGCGAGACT CGTATTCTCAAGAAACTTGAAAACGCCAACCCTCGTCTTACTTATCCTGAGCGAAAAGAGCTTCTCCAGCAGTTCATTCCCATCGAGCTTTCCAGCGACAGCGAGGTGGCTGCGTACATCGAAAAATCTGGAGAAGCTATTGAGTCATTCATCCAGGGTGTGCGCGACGAGTGGTGTTCCGACACTTTGGTTTCCTGGGC CGGAACCAACCAGGAGGGAGTCATGTCTGGTTTCAAGAGAATCTTAGAAGGTCTCTCAGCGGAGCAGAAGGCACAGGTGCTTGCCGAACTTGGGATGCAAGGTCAAGCTTAA
- a CDS encoding expressed protein, translated as MGVQNKDIRINWDSEPRLTNHLVNLIAANSRYSACIFGSNTGDRWLIERELCLEVLKQEPWMRDKEVQGWVRRSANGWEATDKWTSGMVHPVRNRLHLLVKRMKEGWYKSKYAIDPEWSREEQVPEVTRVTLGRDHPYYFTLRSLWLKNQHPVSASTPATVQSSHEQNKCKQRTASTSRYWPSAKNANHLEGLHKQKIQGDASQMMAECFSDPEGEQERSPKRPRIDASDRSYEGNPDEEAVVEDTLAESPHPADEPDSREREGMGTPKGSNRHRVQEGFGVENSVASRPTPSSEKRPRGRPKGSLNKKGKKIEVHNEGREMPKPLDGEPVKRGRGRPKGSTNKRKQY; from the exons ATGGGCGTCCAGAACAAGGACATTCGCATTAA TTGGGATTCTGAACCCCGTCTCACTAATCATCTCGTGAATCTCATTGCAGCCAACTCGAGGTATAGTGCTTGTATCTTCGGTAGCAATACAGGGGATCGTTGGCTCATCGAGCGCGAACTTTGTCTTGAAGTTTTGAAGCAAGAGCCTTGGATGAGAGACAAAGAAGTACAGGGGTGGGTACGGAGGTCAGCAAATGGGTGGGAGGCGACGGATAAATGGACAAGCGGGATGGTCCATCCTGTGCGGAATCGTCTGCATCT GTTGGTCaaaaggatgaaagaagggtGGTATAAATCAAAGTATGCAATCGATCCGGAATGGAGTCGTGAAGAACAAGTTCCCGAAGTGACGCGAG TCACGCTCGGGAGGGACCATCCTTACTATTTTACTCTTCGCTCCCTTTGGCTCAAGAACCAACATCCTGTATCCGCTTCTACTCCGGCCACTGTCCAGTCTTCACATGAACAAAACAAATGTAAACAACGCACTGCCTCCACATCAAGATACTGGCCTTCGGCGAAAAATGCCAATCATCTCGAAGGGCTCCATAAGCAAAAAATTCAAGGAGATGCGTCGCAAATGATGGCCGAATGTTTCTCCGATCCAGAGGGTGAACAAGAGCGGTCACCCAAACGACCGCGAATTGATGCTTCAGACCGAAGTTATGAGGGAAACCCTGATGAGGAAGCTGTTGTTGAAGATACTTTGGCGGAATCTCCTCACCCGGCAGATGAACCAGACAGTCGGGAAAGGGAGGGAATGGGAACACCAAAGGGGTCGAACAGACATAGAGTGCAGGAAGGTTTCGGGGTTGAGAATTCAGTAGCGTCGCGCCCCACTCCTTCGTCAGAAAAGAGGCCGAGGGGACGGCCCAAGGGATCTTTGAataagaagggaaagaagatcgAGGTGCATaatgagggaagagaaatgCCAAAACCTCTTGATGGCGAACCTGTCAAGAGGGGTAGAGGGAGACCGAAAGGTTCCACTAATAAAAGGAAGCAGTACTAA